Proteins encoded within one genomic window of Suricata suricatta isolate VVHF042 chromosome 17, meerkat_22Aug2017_6uvM2_HiC, whole genome shotgun sequence:
- the LOC115281587 gene encoding olfactory receptor 4D1 yields MEAQNITRVSEFILLGFSQTWELEKFLFLVFLFVYVTTVVGNLLIMVTVTFDSRLHMPMYFLLRNLAVIDLCYSTVTSPKMLVDFLHEVKTISYQGCMTQIFFFHLLGGGTVFFLSVMAYDRYIAISRPLHYVTIMNTQLCVALVVAAWLGGFVHSIVQLALMLPLPFCGPNVLDNFYCDVPQVLRLACTDTSLLEFLMISNSGMLVLIWFLLLLTSYTVILVMLRSHSEQARKKAASTCTTHIIVVSMIFIPCIYIYARPFTPFPMDKAVSISYTVMTPMLNPMIYTLRNQEMQAAMKRLGKHLTICNRA; encoded by the coding sequence ATGGAAGCACAGAACATCACACGGGTGTCAGAGTTCATCCTCTTAGGATTCTCACAGACCTGGGAGCTTGAAAAATTCCTGTTCCTGGTTTTCCTATTTGTCTATGTCACCACCGTTGTAGGAAATCTCCTTATTATGGTCACAGTGACTTTTGACTCCCGGCTCCACATGCCCATGTATTTTCTACTCCGAAACCTGGCTGTCATAGACCTCTGCTATTCCActgtcacttctccaaagatgttGGTGGACTTTCTTCATGAGGTCAAGACCATCTCCTACCAGGGCTGCATGACCCAGATCTTCTTCTTTCACCTCTTGGGAGGTGggactgtcttctttctctcagtcatggcctatgaccgctacaTAGCCATCTCCCGGCCCCTCCACTATGTGACCATCATGAACACGCAGCTCTGTGTGGCACTAGTGGTGGCTGCTTGGTTAGGGGGATTTGTTCACTCCATTGTGCAGCTGGCTCTGATGCTCCCATTGCCTTTTTGTGGTCCCAATGTTCTGGATAACTTCTACTGTGATGTCCCACAAGTGCTGAGACTTGCTTGCACTGACACCTCCCTCCTGGAGTTCCTCATGATCTCCAACAGTGGAATGCTGGTCCTCATCtggtttcttctccttctgaCTTCTTACACGGTCATCCTGGTGATGCTGAGGTCCCATTCAGAGCAGGCAAGGAAGAAGGCAGCTTCTACCTGCACCACCCACATCATTGTGGTGTCTATGATCTTCATTCCCTGTATCTATATCTATGCCCGGCCCTTCACCCCCTTCCCTATGGACAAGGCTGTGTCCATCAGCTACACGGTCATGACCCCCATGCTCAACCCCATGATCTATACCCTGAGGAACCAGGAAATGCAGGCAGCCATGAAGAGATTAGGCAAGCACCTAACGATATGTAACAGGGCGTGA